The following are encoded together in the Kwoniella europaea PYCC6329 chromosome 1, complete sequence genome:
- a CDS encoding mannose-6-phosphate isomerase, class I — MSNSGITRLIVHPNDYPWGKVGKDSLAGRLTKNASEPGFEFKPDQPYAELWMGTHPTNPASLYSSPSTLLSKHLESHPEQLGSSGSKFNPPFTGKKGSGTEGQTEGHVPFLFKVLTCKQALPLQIHPNKELAKKLHEEDPEKYPDINHKPEIAVCLSPSFLGFASFRPYNQIISFLTKTPEIANLSGDIKNKIDQFAKNPTGDVLREVWEGFLRLSDDESVVKHYTERVLKEGVEAFKDFSGEGFSNREKENLIKAVKLSKEYYHGDGGLFSTLFFLNLVELKKDEGIYVGADGPHAWLEGEIVELMAISDNVLNVGFTPDEDKDDPSLVSQTVTCQSKTPTELKLISQVFSKSQKGQSKVYKVPFEEFSILKISNDDILKPFDGPAIAIVLSGTWDISGEKAEEGSCWFVGAGKEVDFERKEGSEDAQVWIAFYDADAEKDEVGEK, encoded by the exons ATGTCAAACTCAGGAATAACTCGATTGATCGTCCACCCGAACGATTACCCAT GGGGTAAAGTAGGAAAAGATAGTTTGGCAGGACGATTGACTAAAAACGCTTCTGAGCCAGGATTCGAATTTAAGCCTGATCAACCTTATGCAGAG TTATGGATGGGTACCCACCCTACCAACCCCGCCTCACTctattcttcaccttcaaccctCCTATCCAAACACCTCGAATCGCATCCGGAGCAACTCGGTTCATCAGGAAGCAAGTTCAACCCCCCTTTCacaggaaagaagggatccGGAACCGAAGGTCAAACAGAAGGTCACGTACCGTTCCTGTTCAAGGTGTTAACTTGTAAACAGGCTTTACCACTTCAGATTCATCCAAACAAAGAATTAGCTAAGAAGTTACATGAGGAAGATCCTGAGAAATACCCAGA TATCAACCATAAACCTGAAATAGCAGTTTGTCTCTCCCCCTCTTTCCTGGGATTCGCCTCGTTCAGACCATACAACCAAATTATCAGCTTCCTCACCAAGACTCCAGAAATTGCCAATCTTTCTGGAGACATCAAGAAcaaaatcgatcaatttgCGAAAAATCCCACAGGAGATGTGTTGAGAGAAGTATGGGAAGGGTTCCTTCGATTGAGCGATGACGAGTCTGTAGTCAAGCATTATACCGAACGAGTACTTAAAGAAGGGGTTGAGGCGTTCAAGGATTTTAGTGGAGAAGGGTTTTCGAatagggagaaggagaatttGATAAAAGCTGTTAAGTTGTCTAAAGAGTATTATCATGGTGATGGAGGGTTGTTTTCTACTTT ATTCTTCCTTAACCTCGTTGAGctcaagaaagatgaagggatCTACGTTGGAGCTGATGGTCCACATGCATGGCTGGAAGGTG AAATCGTCGAACTTATGGCTATATCAGATAACGTCCTCAACGTAGGATTTACCCCTGacgaagataaagatgatcCTTCTCTAGTCTCGCAGACAGTCACCTGTCAATCTAAAACCCCCACCGAACTCAAGTTGATCTCTCAAGTGTTTTCGAAATCTCAAAAAGGACAGAGCAAAGTATACAAAGTTCCTTTTGAAGAATTTAGTATATTGAAAATATCCAATGATGATATTCTAAAACCATTCGATGGACCTGCTATTGCTATTGTATTAAGTGGCACTTGGGATATATCAGGTGAAAAGGcagaggaaggaagttgtTGGTTTGTAGGAGCTGGAAAGGAAGTTGACTTCGAacgaaaagaaggaagtgaagatgcGCAGGTTTGGATTGCATTTTATGATGCTGATGcggagaaggatgaggttgGAGAGAAGTAA